In Sporichthyaceae bacterium, a genomic segment contains:
- a CDS encoding ABC transporter substrate-binding protein, translating into MFALRGYRSTVSAVAALLVLAACSSNNGSSKFAASAVDSDSVTVGWCDPGGALIPSDVVTPCGAQVLNAVTARLVSYGSDGSVQPNLAGAIDTDDAKTYRITLKEGITFSDGSPITAHSFVDAWNWAAYGPHNQAEALLLSPIAGFRDVHPLDPDGTEGLQLPPLPTTSVMSGLAVLDDHTFTLELDSPDPTFPQRLGMIPFAPLPPSFFADDGAKFGQQPIGAGPFKVESWDHGHELVLKADSHYVGNNKPVVQRVVFRSYSDPNAAYNDVVASKLDVLDTVPTNLLSGGKFKDDLGDRWVSSPRASLTMLRFPKRPFDRGYDSQSLRRALSEAIDRPDVIENTLGATATAASGWVPPGVGGYEAARCAQVCTYNKEDARRLYRNSGGHSGDLVITYDASTDGAPWNAVCSSIHEALDKTCTTRAMSGDLLRRNADEGRLAGMMAQTWTMDYPSIEDFLTPLYFQEPLSNSSSQYSFGTSNGSRFSNDDVNDAIVSATAATKMDAAFSDYRAAEEKLRDDLPSIPLWYGATVGAFSDRVHNVAFDAFGYLDLSKLTISK; encoded by the coding sequence ATGTTCGCTCTGCGCGGGTACCGGTCCACGGTCAGCGCTGTCGCGGCCCTGCTCGTGCTGGCCGCGTGCAGCAGCAACAACGGGTCGAGCAAGTTCGCCGCCTCCGCGGTGGACTCCGACTCGGTGACGGTCGGCTGGTGTGATCCGGGTGGTGCGCTGATCCCGTCCGACGTGGTGACCCCCTGCGGCGCGCAGGTGCTCAACGCAGTGACCGCGCGGCTGGTCAGCTACGGCTCCGACGGTTCGGTGCAGCCGAACCTGGCCGGGGCGATCGACACCGACGACGCCAAGACCTACCGGATCACGCTCAAGGAGGGGATCACGTTCTCCGACGGGTCCCCGATCACCGCGCACAGCTTCGTGGACGCCTGGAACTGGGCGGCGTACGGCCCGCACAACCAGGCCGAGGCGCTGCTGCTCTCCCCGATCGCCGGTTTCCGGGACGTGCACCCGCTCGACCCGGATGGCACGGAGGGCCTGCAGTTGCCGCCGCTGCCGACCACGTCGGTGATGAGTGGGCTGGCCGTGCTCGACGATCACACCTTCACCCTCGAGCTGGACTCGCCGGACCCGACGTTCCCGCAACGGCTGGGCATGATCCCGTTCGCGCCGCTGCCGCCGTCGTTCTTCGCCGACGACGGCGCGAAGTTCGGCCAACAGCCGATCGGCGCCGGCCCGTTCAAGGTGGAGTCCTGGGACCACGGCCACGAGCTGGTGCTCAAGGCCGATTCGCACTACGTCGGCAACAACAAACCGGTGGTGCAGCGGGTGGTGTTCCGCAGCTACTCCGACCCGAATGCGGCCTACAACGACGTGGTCGCCAGCAAGCTCGATGTGCTCGACACGGTGCCGACGAACCTGCTGAGCGGCGGGAAGTTCAAGGACGACCTCGGCGACCGTTGGGTGAGCAGTCCACGGGCCTCGCTCACCATGCTGCGCTTCCCGAAACGCCCCTTCGACCGCGGCTACGACAGTCAGTCCCTGCGTCGCGCGCTGTCCGAGGCCATCGACCGACCGGACGTGATCGAGAACACGCTGGGCGCCACCGCCACCGCGGCGAGCGGCTGGGTGCCGCCCGGCGTGGGCGGCTACGAGGCGGCCCGCTGCGCGCAGGTGTGCACCTACAACAAGGAGGACGCGCGCAGGCTGTACCGCAACTCCGGCGGGCACTCCGGTGACCTGGTGATCACCTACGACGCGAGCACCGATGGGGCCCCGTGGAACGCGGTGTGCTCCTCGATCCATGAAGCCCTGGACAAGACCTGCACCACCCGGGCCATGTCCGGTGATCTGCTGCGGCGCAACGCCGACGAGGGCCGGTTGGCCGGGATGATGGCGCAGACCTGGACCATGGACTATCCCTCGATCGAGGATTTCCTGACCCCGCTGTACTTCCAGGAGCCGCTGTCCAACAGCTCCTCGCAGTACAGCTTCGGCACGTCCAACGGCTCCCGGTTCAGCAACGACGACGTCAATGACGCGATCGTCAGCGCCACCGCGGCCACCAAGATGGACGCCGCGTTCTCCGATTACCGGGCCGCCGAGGAGAAGCTGCGCGACGACCTGCCGTCCATCCCCCTGTGGTACGGCGCGACCGTCGGTGCGTTCTCCGACCGGGTGCACAACGTCGCGTTCGACGCCTTCGGCTACCTCGACCTGAGCAAGCTGACCATCAGCAAGTAA
- a CDS encoding DNA cytosine methyltransferase, which translates to MAATVVDLFSGAGGASAGFAAHPRFRLVGAADAQFGKPSSKAGSLACNATYAANLGLTPTAANLGAVDPDELGAAMGLTANPTVLIACPPCTGFSRTLADNHLRDDPRNSLVRRTAEFVAAFAPEVLVMENARELVMGRHRGHLAALTAALRKQGYGVHATTHLLNRFGLPQKRERALVVAVRGATTVPGLDELWQGLEVDPKATHVRRAIWHLPALANGGVDPDDPAHACSMTRDETAWRRIVATPHDGGSWFDLADHPDGAPLLTPTMRDRLARRDLGSHPDVYGRMHWDRPAPTIKRECSHVGNGRYTHPEQDRLCSVRELGILNGFPADYRFSGGLNNGYRHVGDAVPPLISHQLAWLVDWVLTGRRPGPDQWVLPNTSLGVDDIRPTA; encoded by the coding sequence ATGGCGGCAACGGTCGTCGACCTGTTCTCCGGGGCGGGTGGCGCGAGCGCGGGGTTCGCGGCGCACCCGCGGTTCCGGCTGGTCGGCGCGGCCGACGCGCAGTTCGGTAAGCCCAGCAGCAAAGCCGGCAGCCTGGCCTGCAACGCCACGTATGCGGCCAACCTCGGACTGACCCCGACGGCAGCGAATCTGGGCGCCGTCGACCCCGACGAGCTCGGTGCGGCCATGGGTCTGACCGCGAACCCGACCGTGCTGATCGCCTGCCCTCCGTGCACCGGGTTCTCCCGCACGTTGGCCGACAACCACCTGCGCGATGACCCGCGCAACTCCCTGGTGCGCCGCACCGCGGAGTTCGTGGCAGCCTTCGCGCCCGAGGTGCTGGTCATGGAGAACGCCCGCGAGCTGGTCATGGGTCGCCACCGGGGCCACCTCGCCGCGCTCACCGCGGCGCTGCGCAAGCAGGGCTACGGCGTGCACGCGACCACCCATCTGCTCAACCGCTTCGGCCTGCCGCAGAAGCGAGAACGCGCGCTGGTCGTCGCCGTCCGTGGCGCCACGACGGTGCCGGGCCTCGACGAGCTCTGGCAGGGCCTGGAGGTCGACCCCAAGGCCACCCATGTGCGCCGCGCCATCTGGCACCTACCAGCGCTGGCCAACGGCGGCGTCGACCCCGACGATCCGGCGCACGCCTGCTCGATGACCCGCGACGAGACCGCGTGGCGGCGCATTGTGGCCACCCCGCACGACGGGGGTTCGTGGTTCGACCTGGCTGACCACCCTGACGGCGCGCCGCTGCTCACCCCGACCATGCGCGACCGGCTGGCCCGGCGGGACCTGGGCAGCCACCCCGACGTGTACGGCCGCATGCATTGGGACCGGCCCGCGCCCACCATCAAGCGGGAGTGCTCCCACGTCGGCAACGGCCGGTACACCCACCCCGAGCAGGACCGACTGTGTTCGGTGCGGGAGCTCGGCATCCTCAACGGATTCCCGGCCGACTACCGGTTCAGCGGCGGACTGAACAACGGCTACCGGCACGTCGGGGACGCGGTGCCACCGTTGATCAGCCACCAACTGGCCTGGCTGGTCGATTGGGTGCTGACCGGGCGACGCCCCGGCCCCGATCAGTGGGTGCTGCCGAACACCTCGTTGGGCGTCGACGACATCCGGCCAACGGCCTGA